One window from the genome of Paraclostridium sordellii encodes:
- a CDS encoding response regulator transcription factor, with product METTIKEKNILLVDDEIDILKLLGTVLNKEGFKNVYKAETGNEAINIFKNNDIDIVVLDIMLPDKEGYEVFKEIRQISQVPVLFLSAKTEEMDRVLGLALGADDYITKPFSPKEVALRIKLNLKKNLMLETKKDEDTKEKLVFGPFEIDEDSVEVKKNGKTIELKAKEFKMFLYMAKHLEQIISKEKFCDEVWGDDFIGYDNTIMVHIRRLREKIEDNPSKPKHIKNIKGLGYKLTLKEN from the coding sequence TTGGAAACAACAATAAAGGAAAAAAATATTTTATTAGTAGATGATGAAATAGATATATTAAAGCTTTTAGGTACTGTATTAAATAAAGAAGGTTTTAAAAATGTATATAAAGCAGAAACAGGAAATGAAGCTATAAATATATTTAAAAATAATGATATAGATATTGTTGTATTAGACATTATGCTACCGGATAAAGAGGGGTATGAAGTTTTTAAAGAAATTAGGCAAATCTCTCAAGTTCCAGTACTATTTTTGTCAGCTAAAACTGAAGAAATGGATAGAGTATTAGGACTAGCATTAGGAGCAGATGATTACATAACAAAGCCATTTAGCCCAAAAGAAGTTGCACTTAGAATAAAATTGAATCTTAAAAAAAATCTTATGTTAGAAACTAAAAAAGATGAAGATACAAAGGAAAAATTGGTATTTGGACCATTTGAAATAGATGAAGATAGTGTAGAAGTCAAAAAAAATGGAAAAACTATAGAGCTTAAAGCTAAAGAGTTTAAAATGTTTTTATATATGGCAAAACATCTAGAACAAATTATAAGCAAAGAAAAGTTTTGCGATGAAGTATGGGGAGATGATTTTATAGGATATGACAATACAATAATGGTTCATATAAGGAGATTAAGAGAGAAAATAGAAGATAATCCATCAAAACCTAAGCACATAAAAAATATAAAAGGATTAGGTTACAAGTTAACTTTGAAGGAAAACTAA